In Alteromonas naphthalenivorans, one DNA window encodes the following:
- a CDS encoding ribonuclease J, which produces MNLNLYGHDGKWLMVDCGVSFDEPLIPPYRYSGTNKQTHHRVVAPDPTFIAAQKENIAGIVITHAHEDHVGALPYLWARFQCPIYTTSFTAEVLRRKLAQTKLINKVPIVEIASEQTLTLGPFDVSWLSVTHSLPEPYALKIATSAGTVLHTADWKIDAQPITGKPFDSNTYRALGEENILAMVGDSTNATKPGFSISERNCYDGLLSTIKPLQGRVVVTCFGSNIARLITLARVAQKTGRYIALYGRSLINMYSIARQQGIWPVDLPVADAFHLGYLPPNEVLAVATGSQGEKNTALSRMANDSHPHLQLDKGDTVIYSAIAIPGNEDSIKRVNSVLSARGVKVIMSEDSQLPIHASGHPCAEELKLMYHWVKPKIAIPVHGEEVHLKAHAMIAKECGVKKHYVGQNGDLYRLAPQPSIRRQVINTGRVPVQQD; this is translated from the coding sequence GAACCTGAACCTGTATGGGCATGACGGCAAGTGGTTAATGGTAGATTGCGGGGTATCATTCGACGAACCGCTTATTCCGCCTTATCGCTATTCTGGCACAAACAAGCAAACCCATCATAGGGTAGTTGCACCAGATCCCACCTTCATTGCAGCACAAAAAGAAAATATTGCCGGTATTGTTATCACTCATGCGCATGAAGATCACGTGGGCGCATTGCCCTATCTGTGGGCGCGTTTTCAGTGCCCCATTTATACCACCTCTTTTACTGCCGAAGTGTTGCGCCGCAAACTTGCACAAACAAAATTGATCAATAAAGTACCTATAGTAGAGATAGCTTCTGAGCAAACGCTGACACTAGGGCCCTTTGATGTTAGTTGGTTATCGGTAACCCATTCGTTGCCCGAACCATATGCGTTAAAAATAGCCACATCGGCGGGCACGGTTTTACATACTGCCGACTGGAAAATTGACGCCCAGCCAATTACCGGTAAGCCCTTTGATAGTAATACCTATCGCGCCCTAGGGGAGGAGAATATTCTTGCCATGGTGGGAGATTCTACTAACGCAACAAAACCGGGTTTCTCCATCTCTGAACGCAATTGCTACGACGGTCTGTTAAGTACTATTAAACCTCTGCAGGGCAGGGTAGTCGTTACGTGTTTTGGCAGTAACATCGCGCGGCTAATTACCCTTGCTAGGGTTGCCCAAAAAACCGGGCGTTACATCGCGCTGTACGGTCGTTCCCTCATCAATATGTACAGCATTGCCCGCCAACAGGGCATTTGGCCAGTAGATTTGCCAGTAGCTGATGCGTTTCACTTAGGGTACTTACCACCAAATGAAGTGCTTGCCGTGGCAACGGGTAGTCAGGGCGAGAAAAATACAGCACTTTCTCGAATGGCTAACGACAGCCACCCCCATTTACAGTTAGATAAAGGCGATACCGTCATTTATTCTGCTATTGCTATACCGGGTAACGAAGACAGTATTAAGCGAGTAAACAGTGTGCTTAGTGCTAGAGGTGTTAAAGTAATAATGAGCGAAGACAGCCAACTGCCCATTCATGCAAGCGGTCACCCGTGCGCCGAAGAGCTTAAACTCATGTATCATTGGGTAAAACCTAAAATTGCTATTCCTGTACACGGTGAAGAGGTTCACTTAAAAGCCCACGCGATGATAGCTAAAGAATGTGGGGTGAAAAAACACTACGTGGGGCAAAACGGTGATTTGTATCGCCTAGCACCTCAACCAAGTATTCGGCGGCAAGTTATTAATACTGGGCGAGTTCCTGTCCAACAAGACTAA